Proteins encoded together in one Polaribacter reichenbachii window:
- a CDS encoding MarR family winged helix-turn-helix transcriptional regulator, with protein MKTKDLHIDFENSIGPWLGRTGKLVDYFFQESFNANDLDLTKEQMIVLKKLTFQDGLNQNELAFLTLRNKSSLTRLLKKMEKKNYIFRKQSKEDKRIKNVYLTDYGVEVYEKTKPVIQNLITTMEQNISQEEKQQIIQIFKQIQINFHSKLEHI; from the coding sequence GTGAAAACAAAAGATTTACATATTGATTTTGAGAATTCTATTGGGCCTTGGTTAGGTAGAACAGGCAAATTGGTAGATTATTTTTTTCAGGAATCTTTCAATGCTAATGATTTAGATTTAACCAAAGAACAAATGATTGTTTTAAAAAAATTAACATTTCAAGATGGTTTAAATCAAAATGAATTGGCTTTTTTAACGCTAAGAAATAAGTCTTCTTTAACCCGTTTGTTAAAAAAAATGGAAAAGAAAAATTATATTTTTAGAAAGCAAAGTAAAGAAGATAAGCGAATTAAAAATGTATACTTAACCGATTATGGTGTAGAGGTATATGAAAAAACAAAACCTGTTATTCAGAATCTAATAACCACAATGGAACAAAATATTTCACAAGAAGAAAAGCAACAAATAATTCAAATATTCAAACAAATACAAATTAACTTTCACTCTAAATTAGAGCACATTTAA
- a CDS encoding efflux RND transporter permease subunit — translation MKKIITYFIKYPVAVNVVIIAFIIFGAVGIFSMKSSFFPLVDSELINISLAYPGASPAEMEEGVVLKIEDNLKGIVGVERVTSVSRENSATVSIEVEKGKNIDVVLSDVKNAVDRVPSFPSGMEPAVIAKVESIRPTISFTVSGDNLSLKSIKQYARNVENDIRGMEGISQVSLSGFPDEEIEIAVRENDLRAYNLSFAEVSSAVTNSNILITGGNIKTSEEDYLIRASNRSYYGLELQNLIVRTETNGNIIRLKDIAEVRDTWSETPDRLYYNGNLAIDITVSNTNNEDLISSADKIKEYIHKYNQENQNVKLSVTSDRSLTLNGRTKLLVENGVVGILLVLFFLALFLNLRLAIWVAFGLPIAFFGMFIFAAQFDVTINVLSLFGMIIVIGILVDDGIVIGENIYHHYYDLGKTKIRAAIDGTMEVIPPIVSAILTTIIAFSTFFFVDGRIGSFFGEVSTIVLLTLTVSLIEALIILPAHIAHSKALDRKRLENGEKKKSNKLDDFFNKVNSGADAFLMKIRDNYYMPFLRFSLQNKIFAFGIPIGLLIFSILAMNAGIIKQSFFPRVASDQVKITLTMPQGTNEKITDSIISSIEEKVWLINEEYSAKQSGDFDVVENVIKRVGPGSANATLSVNLLPGEARDFSSPEITNAISDKVGKVYGVESLVFGSGGNFGGSPVAVSLLGNNITELKAAKEELKLVLENNSLLKDISDNDPAGIKEVKITLKDNAYLLGLNLQSVMAQVRYGFFGLQAQRFQRGQDEIKIWVRYDKKDRSSIKNLDDMRVITPTGTRIPFSEIANYTIARGDIAINHLDGKREIQVTADLRDLETSATEILDDIKTKVMPEILSKYHTVTPLYEGQNREAKKTTDSVNLVGPIILLLIYIVIAFTFRSYSQPILLIIMIPFSMIGVIWGHFIHDFSIGILSFLGIIALVGIMVNDGLVLIGKFNAYLKEGMKFDDALIAAGQSRFRAIFLTSLTTIAGLAPLMLEKSRQAQFLIPMAISISYGIAIATVLTLVMLPLLLSVSNSMKVGIKWLKTGEKVTKEEVERAIIESKFDENEDH, via the coding sequence ATGAAAAAAATAATTACGTATTTTATAAAATACCCTGTAGCCGTAAATGTAGTAATTATTGCATTTATCATCTTTGGGGCAGTAGGTATATTTAGTATGAAATCTTCCTTTTTTCCATTGGTAGATTCAGAACTAATAAATATTTCTTTAGCTTATCCTGGTGCATCTCCTGCAGAAATGGAAGAAGGTGTTGTGCTAAAAATCGAAGATAATTTAAAAGGAATTGTAGGTGTAGAAAGAGTAACTTCTGTATCTAGAGAAAATTCTGCAACTGTAAGTATAGAAGTAGAAAAAGGCAAAAATATAGATGTTGTTTTATCTGATGTTAAAAATGCAGTAGATAGAGTTCCGTCTTTTCCTTCTGGTATGGAACCTGCAGTTATTGCTAAGGTAGAGAGTATTAGACCAACCATTAGTTTTACGGTTAGTGGTGATAACCTTTCTTTAAAATCGATAAAACAATATGCAAGAAATGTAGAAAATGATATTAGAGGTATGGAAGGTATCTCTCAAGTTTCGCTTTCTGGTTTTCCTGATGAAGAAATAGAAATTGCAGTAAGAGAAAATGATTTACGTGCTTACAATTTATCGTTTGCAGAGGTTTCTAGTGCAGTTACAAATTCTAATATTTTAATAACAGGTGGTAATATAAAAACCTCAGAAGAAGATTATTTAATTAGAGCAAGTAATCGATCTTATTATGGTTTAGAACTACAAAATTTAATTGTTAGAACAGAAACTAATGGTAATATTATTCGTTTAAAAGATATTGCAGAAGTTAGAGATACTTGGTCAGAAACACCAGATAGATTGTATTATAATGGCAATTTAGCCATAGATATTACAGTAAGCAATACCAATAACGAAGATTTAATTTCTTCTGCGGATAAAATTAAAGAGTATATTCATAAATACAATCAAGAAAACCAAAATGTAAAATTAAGCGTTACTAGCGACAGAAGTTTAACCTTAAATGGTAGAACAAAATTATTAGTAGAAAACGGAGTTGTAGGTATACTTTTAGTATTATTTTTCTTAGCACTCTTTTTAAATTTACGTTTAGCAATTTGGGTAGCATTTGGTTTGCCAATCGCATTTTTTGGAATGTTTATTTTCGCAGCTCAATTTGATGTAACTATAAACGTATTATCTCTTTTTGGGATGATTATTGTAATTGGTATTTTGGTTGATGATGGTATTGTAATTGGAGAAAATATTTATCATCATTATTACGATTTAGGGAAAACTAAAATACGAGCGGCAATAGATGGAACAATGGAAGTTATTCCACCAATTGTATCAGCAATTTTAACTACAATTATCGCTTTTTCTACCTTCTTTTTTGTAGATGGTAGAATAGGTAGTTTTTTTGGTGAAGTATCTACAATTGTATTGTTAACGCTTACAGTTTCTTTAATAGAAGCCTTAATTATTTTGCCTGCTCACATTGCCCACTCTAAAGCTTTAGACAGAAAAAGATTAGAAAATGGCGAAAAGAAAAAAAGCAACAAACTAGACGATTTCTTTAACAAAGTAAATAGTGGTGCAGATGCATTTTTAATGAAAATTAGAGATAATTACTATATGCCTTTTTTAAGGTTCAGTTTACAGAACAAAATTTTTGCTTTTGGTATTCCTATTGGGTTGTTAATTTTTAGTATTCTAGCTATGAATGCAGGAATTATAAAACAATCATTTTTTCCAAGAGTAGCAAGTGATCAAGTAAAGATTACGTTAACTATGCCTCAAGGTACTAACGAAAAAATTACAGATTCGATTATTTCATCCATAGAAGAAAAAGTTTGGCTAATTAATGAGGAATATTCTGCCAAACAATCTGGAGACTTTGATGTTGTAGAAAATGTAATAAAAAGAGTTGGGCCAGGTAGTGCAAATGCAACTTTAAGTGTTAACCTTTTACCAGGTGAAGCTAGAGATTTTTCATCACCAGAAATAACAAATGCTATTAGCGATAAAGTAGGTAAAGTTTATGGTGTAGAAAGTTTAGTTTTTGGTTCTGGTGGTAATTTTGGTGGTAGCCCAGTTGCGGTTTCTTTATTAGGTAATAATATTACAGAATTAAAAGCTGCCAAAGAAGAATTAAAATTAGTTTTAGAAAATAATTCGCTTTTAAAAGATATTTCTGATAATGATCCTGCAGGGATTAAAGAAGTAAAAATTACTTTAAAAGACAACGCTTATTTGTTAGGTTTAAACCTACAATCTGTAATGGCACAAGTGCGTTATGGTTTCTTCGGATTACAAGCACAGCGTTTTCAAAGAGGGCAAGACGAAATTAAAATTTGGGTTCGTTATGATAAAAAAGACAGATCATCGATTAAAAATTTAGATGATATGCGAGTAATAACTCCAACAGGAACAAGAATTCCGTTTTCTGAAATTGCCAATTATACTATTGCAAGAGGAGACATTGCTATTAATCACTTAGATGGTAAAAGAGAAATACAAGTTACTGCAGATTTAAGAGATTTAGAAACCAGTGCAACTGAGATCTTAGATGATATAAAAACTAAGGTTATGCCAGAGATTTTATCTAAATATCATACTGTAACTCCTCTTTACGAAGGTCAAAATAGAGAAGCTAAAAAAACAACAGATTCTGTAAACTTAGTTGGACCAATAATTTTACTCTTAATTTATATTGTAATTGCGTTTACATTCCGTTCATATAGCCAGCCAATATTATTAATAATAATGATTCCTTTTAGTATGATTGGAGTTATTTGGGGGCATTTTATTCACGATTTTTCAATTGGTATTTTATCATTCTTAGGTATCATTGCTTTAGTAGGTATTATGGTAAATGACGGTTTGGTTTTAATTGGTAAATTCAATGCTTATTTAAAAGAAGGTATGAAGTTTGATGATGCACTTATTGCAGCAGGTCAATCTCGTTTTAGAGCAATTTTCTTAACTTCTTTAACTACTATTGCTGGTTTAGCGCCTTTAATGTTAGAGAAAAGTAGACAAGCACAATTTTTAATACCAATGGCAATATCTATTTCTTATGGTATTGCAATTGCTACAGTTTTAACTTTGGTAATGTTGCCCTTATTATTATCGGTTTCTAACTCTATGAAAGTAGGAATTAAATGGTTAAAAACAGGTGAAAAGGTTACAAAAGAAGAAGTAGAAAGAGCAATTATAGAATCTAAATTCGATGAAAATGAAGATCATTAA
- a CDS encoding PepSY-associated TM helix domain-containing protein, with product MKTKKLIFQLHKILGLTTGIVVFIVAITGCCWAFREEIESLYDDYKTVPLRNEKVITVTKAKEIAQKVFPENTVHGTVFKKENNAVEVIFYDAEPEFYQSIFLNPYSGKIIQVDDHTTGFFAIILKGHMRVWLPKDIGEQVVGASILIFILIIISGFILWIPKKRKNLKQRLKFDWKKTTKWKRKNFDLHTVTGFYICSLALVIAFTGTMISYNWLKYVVYKSTGGQKTVFFEVPKNIDSTTIAKTAKPIDLLIPKLQKENPDADGFELHYPETETQSIYVEVSNSSDVYYDSDFRFFDQNTLKEIEVDAIYGKYKNATVPDKILRMYYDIHIGAIGGITGKIIAFIISLLTATLPVTGILLWYGRKYKKKKTTIIR from the coding sequence ATGAAAACAAAAAAACTCATATTTCAACTTCATAAAATTTTAGGTTTAACAACTGGTATTGTTGTTTTTATAGTTGCAATTACAGGTTGTTGTTGGGCATTTAGAGAAGAAATAGAAAGTTTATACGACGATTATAAGACAGTACCTCTTAGAAATGAAAAGGTTATTACAGTTACAAAAGCCAAGGAAATTGCACAAAAAGTTTTTCCAGAAAACACAGTACATGGCACAGTTTTTAAAAAAGAAAACAACGCTGTAGAAGTTATTTTTTATGATGCAGAACCCGAATTTTATCAAAGTATTTTTTTAAATCCATATTCTGGTAAAATTATTCAAGTAGATGATCATACAACTGGTTTTTTTGCCATTATTTTAAAAGGGCATATGCGAGTTTGGTTGCCCAAAGATATTGGCGAACAAGTTGTTGGTGCTTCTATTTTAATCTTTATTTTAATTATTATTTCTGGTTTTATACTTTGGATTCCTAAAAAGCGGAAAAACTTAAAACAACGTTTAAAGTTTGATTGGAAAAAAACCACAAAATGGAAACGAAAAAACTTCGATTTACATACTGTAACCGGTTTTTATATTTGTTCTTTGGCTTTAGTTATAGCCTTTACAGGTACTATGATCTCATACAATTGGCTTAAATACGTGGTATACAAATCTACAGGAGGTCAAAAAACTGTTTTCTTCGAAGTTCCTAAAAATATAGATTCAACGACCATAGCTAAAACAGCTAAACCTATAGATTTATTAATACCTAAACTGCAAAAAGAAAATCCGGATGCAGATGGCTTTGAACTGCATTACCCAGAAACAGAAACACAAAGTATATATGTAGAAGTTTCGAATAGTAGTGATGTATATTATGATTCTGATTTTCGGTTTTTTGACCAAAATACACTAAAAGAAATAGAAGTAGATGCTATTTATGGCAAATATAAAAACGCAACTGTGCCAGATAAAATATTAAGAATGTATTACGACATTCATATTGGTGCAATTGGCGGAATTACAGGAAAAATAATAGCCTTTATCATCAGTTTACTTACAGCAACTTTACCTGTAACAGGAATATTATTATGGTATGGAAGAAAGTATAAAAAGAAAAAAACGACAATAATAAGGTAA
- a CDS encoding efflux RND transporter periplasmic adaptor subunit, producing MRKIILAALGIAAIVGAIFLGNYLIDKNQKPKPKFKKQIKTVFVEDVENKSIPIVLSASGNLTAKNKIEIYSEVSGVLKPSKKLFKAGSNYYRGETLLSLNSDEFYASIQSQKSNLYNLITSVLPDLRLDYPSEFPKWEKYLQGFDMNKTTPKIPEFSSDKERYFISGRGILTAYYNVKNLEVRLTKYQIRAPFSGILTEALVSPGSLVRVGQKLGEFIDPSVYEMEVSINAEFADLLKVGNSVALSNLEKTKDYTGKVVRVNGKVDQVSQTIKVFIDVKHTDLKEGMYLEANLVAKSETEAIEIPRKLLVDNSAVYTVKNDSVLTLSKIDPVYFGAETVVIKGLKNNDKLLSQTLPGAFDGMIVKINKK from the coding sequence ATGAGAAAAATAATACTTGCTGCACTAGGAATTGCTGCCATTGTAGGAGCAATTTTTTTAGGTAACTATTTAATTGATAAAAATCAGAAACCTAAACCAAAATTTAAGAAACAAATAAAAACTGTTTTTGTAGAAGATGTAGAAAATAAATCAATTCCTATTGTTTTATCTGCAAGTGGTAATTTAACAGCTAAAAATAAAATTGAGATTTATTCTGAAGTTTCTGGTGTTTTAAAACCTTCTAAAAAGTTATTTAAAGCGGGTTCTAATTACTATAGAGGCGAAACTTTATTAAGCCTAAATAGCGATGAATTTTACGCAAGTATCCAATCACAAAAAAGTAATTTATATAATTTAATTACCTCAGTTTTACCAGATTTAAGGTTAGATTACCCATCAGAATTCCCAAAATGGGAAAAATATTTACAAGGTTTTGATATGAATAAAACCACACCTAAAATCCCTGAATTTTCTTCGGATAAAGAAAGATATTTTATTTCTGGTAGAGGTATTTTAACGGCTTATTATAACGTAAAAAACTTAGAAGTTCGTTTAACCAAATATCAAATAAGAGCACCTTTTTCTGGTATTTTAACAGAAGCTTTAGTTAGTCCAGGTTCTTTGGTAAGAGTAGGTCAAAAATTAGGAGAATTTATAGATCCAAGTGTTTACGAAATGGAAGTTTCTATAAATGCTGAATTTGCAGACTTGTTAAAGGTAGGTAACTCTGTTGCGCTTTCTAATTTAGAAAAAACAAAAGATTATACAGGTAAAGTGGTGCGTGTAAATGGTAAAGTAGATCAAGTTTCACAAACTATTAAGGTGTTTATTGATGTTAAACATACAGATTTAAAAGAAGGGATGTATTTAGAAGCTAATTTGGTTGCTAAATCAGAAACAGAAGCTATTGAAATCCCTAGAAAATTATTGGTAGATAATTCAGCAGTTTATACTGTAAAAAATGATAGTGTTTTAACGCTTTCTAAAATAGATCCTGTTTATTTTGGGGCAGAAACTGTGGTAATAAAAGGCCTTAAAAATAACGACAAATTATTGTCGCAAACTTTACCAGGTGCTTTTGATGGTATGATTGTAAAAATTAATAAAAAGTAA
- a CDS encoding TonB-dependent receptor, translating to MKNQLFTFLVFLTTFITYSQKATIKGIITNNSKEPISEVNVIIKNTTKGAQTNEQGSFTIENLEKGNYTLTISYLGYKTKEIIVSVLNSEQKNLGNITLFEGNEILNEIIIQGNRTNKFSRKETAYVAKLPLKDIENTQVYSTVTNELLESQLVTNFDDALKNTAGIEQLWTSTGRGGDGAGYYSLRGFSVQPQLVNGLPGLTNGTINPANIERIEVLKGPSATLFGNAVSSYGGLINVVTKRPFVGTGGQISFTSGSFGLNQIIGDFNTALSEEDNIYFRLNTAYTSQQSWQDAGFMKSFFVAPSVSYKVNNKLSFSFYAEVTQAEQTNPTFLFLNRAAPQNATNLEELGYNNKFSFTSNDLSLENPNQNYRIEMDYKLSDSWKSQTLLSKSTTSTKGYYSYVYDFGTFTTDTFSRYINKQNANTQTTDIQQNFIGDFNLGSLRNRMVIGLDYYTATQTDNSSGYAFYGNVNPDGTTNGDNPFTPSVETDTYPLSTSGVDAVLASQSVNNSKSKNEIYSLYVSDVINLTHNFSAMVGLRLDRFENEGDVTNPDDDYNQTTLSPKVGLVYQPIQNKLSLFTNYQNGFTNVAPQLVGDPSAGAQTLETFTPEQANQFEFGVKTNLFNNRFNATLSYYNIKVTDRVITDPSSPFNKIQGGEVESKGFEIEINANPVHGLNIRAGFSNNDSETTKSDNTEILNKRPLEAGPETLYNLWANYEFQEGSLKGFGLGFGFNGASDRFAINYVSTGDFILPSYTIANASLFYQAEKYRIGLKANNLFNKEYYKGWTTINPQSPRAILANFTYKF from the coding sequence ATGAAAAATCAACTATTTACTTTTTTGGTATTTTTAACAACTTTTATAACATATTCTCAAAAAGCCACAATTAAAGGTATTATCACTAACAACTCTAAAGAACCAATTTCTGAAGTTAATGTTATTATAAAAAACACCACTAAGGGAGCACAAACTAATGAACAAGGAAGCTTTACCATAGAAAATTTAGAAAAAGGAAACTATACACTAACCATCTCTTATTTAGGATACAAAACAAAAGAAATCATTGTATCTGTTTTAAATAGCGAACAAAAAAATTTAGGAAACATCACTCTATTTGAAGGAAATGAAATTTTAAATGAAATCATTATCCAAGGAAATAGAACGAATAAGTTTTCTAGAAAAGAAACTGCTTATGTAGCTAAATTACCATTAAAAGATATAGAAAACACTCAGGTTTACAGCACAGTTACAAATGAATTATTAGAATCACAATTAGTTACAAATTTTGATGATGCTTTAAAAAACACTGCAGGAATTGAACAACTTTGGACATCTACAGGACGTGGTGGAGATGGTGCTGGTTATTACTCTTTACGTGGTTTTTCTGTACAACCTCAATTAGTTAATGGTTTACCAGGTTTAACAAACGGAACCATAAACCCTGCAAATATTGAAAGAATAGAGGTGTTAAAAGGACCATCTGCAACTTTATTTGGAAATGCTGTTAGTTCTTATGGTGGTTTAATAAATGTAGTTACCAAAAGACCTTTTGTTGGTACTGGTGGTCAGATTTCTTTTACTTCTGGTTCTTTTGGTTTAAACCAAATTATAGGAGATTTTAATACTGCTCTAAGCGAAGAAGATAATATTTATTTTAGATTAAACACCGCTTATACTTCTCAGCAGAGTTGGCAAGATGCTGGTTTTATGAAATCATTTTTTGTAGCTCCTTCTGTTTCTTATAAAGTAAATAACAAACTATCTTTCTCTTTTTATGCAGAAGTAACACAAGCAGAACAAACAAATCCTACGTTTTTGTTTTTAAACAGAGCTGCTCCACAAAACGCAACCAATCTAGAAGAATTAGGTTACAACAATAAATTTTCTTTTACAAGTAACGATTTAAGTTTAGAAAATCCTAATCAGAATTATAGAATAGAAATGGATTATAAATTGTCTGATAGCTGGAAATCTCAAACTTTATTATCTAAAAGTACAACATCAACAAAAGGATATTATTCTTATGTTTATGATTTTGGAACGTTTACAACTGATACATTTTCTAGATACATCAATAAACAAAATGCTAATACCCAAACCACAGATATTCAGCAAAATTTTATTGGTGATTTTAATTTAGGTTCTTTAAGAAACAGAATGGTAATTGGCTTAGATTATTATACAGCAACTCAAACAGACAATAGCTCAGGGTATGCTTTTTACGGAAATGTAAATCCTGATGGAACAACAAATGGAGATAATCCCTTTACTCCAAGCGTAGAAACAGACACTTATCCACTTTCTACCTCTGGTGTTGATGCTGTTTTAGCATCGCAAAGTGTAAATAACTCTAAATCTAAAAATGAAATTTATAGTTTATACGTTTCTGATGTAATTAATTTAACTCATAATTTTTCTGCAATGGTGGGTTTACGTTTAGATCGATTTGAAAATGAAGGTGATGTTACTAATCCAGATGATGATTATAATCAAACAACATTATCTCCAAAAGTTGGTTTGGTGTATCAACCAATACAGAACAAACTATCTTTATTTACCAATTATCAAAACGGATTTACAAATGTAGCTCCACAATTGGTTGGAGACCCAAGTGCTGGTGCTCAAACTTTAGAAACATTTACACCAGAACAAGCAAATCAATTTGAGTTTGGTGTAAAAACAAACCTTTTTAACAATAGATTTAATGCAACTTTAAGTTATTATAATATTAAAGTTACAGATAGAGTTATTACAGATCCATCTTCCCCATTTAACAAAATACAAGGAGGAGAAGTTGAAAGCAAAGGTTTTGAAATTGAAATAAATGCAAACCCTGTTCATGGTTTAAATATTAGAGCTGGTTTTAGCAATAATGATAGCGAAACCACAAAATCGGATAATACAGAAATTTTAAACAAAAGACCTTTAGAAGCAGGTCCAGAAACTTTATACAATTTATGGGCAAACTACGAGTTTCAAGAGGGTAGTTTAAAAGGTTTTGGTCTTGGCTTTGGTTTTAACGGAGCAAGCGATCGTTTTGCAATAAACTATGTTTCTACAGGCGATTTTATTTTACCAAGTTACACCATTGCAAATGCATCACTTTTTTATCAAGCAGAAAAATATAGAATTGGTTTAAAAGCAAACAACTTGTTTAATAAAGAGTATTATAAAGGTTGGACAACCATAAACCCGCAATCTCCAAGAGCAATTTTAGCCAATTTTACCTATAAATTTTAA
- a CDS encoding peptidogalycan biosysnthesis protein — MICYTNTNTALFFSSIDEIPTEIWQDLNCTQNFYFHPNYLKSLEKNHPEITFTYIVLIDDDKKPTAIANLKIVDFHLNFIKNDLEFLRNIGKKMHIIPDNKPLKLLICGNIFVSGEHGVYIKQNQDKNAILKELAESINHFLNLNKGLKKKIDAFLIKDFVKESLFITDELKGFNYHPFSVEPNMKLKLQENWQTFDDYLAVMKTKFRVKAKKAFSLSENLKIEDVTLDNIDKMLPKMTSLYEKVTSKADFNLANFNLETYKGFKSKLGDNYILKTYWFHNKIVGFMSGVINQKSLDAHFVGIDYQLNKKHAIYQRILYDYVEIAISKKLKIINFGRTASEIKSSIGAEPQDLTMYLRHKKSITNKILKLFLQRVQPTPFRQNFPFKLKN; from the coding sequence TTGATCTGTTATACGAATACAAATACTGCATTATTTTTTTCTTCTATTGATGAAATTCCTACTGAAATTTGGCAGGATTTAAATTGTACACAAAACTTTTATTTTCATCCTAATTATTTAAAGTCTTTAGAAAAAAATCATCCAGAAATTACTTTTACCTATATTGTATTAATTGATGATGATAAAAAACCAACTGCAATTGCAAATCTTAAAATTGTTGATTTTCATTTAAATTTTATTAAAAATGATTTAGAATTTTTAAGAAACATTGGTAAAAAAATGCATATTATTCCAGATAATAAACCGTTAAAATTATTAATCTGTGGAAACATTTTTGTGAGCGGAGAACATGGCGTTTATATCAAACAAAATCAAGATAAAAATGCAATTCTAAAAGAATTAGCAGAAAGCATAAATCATTTTTTAAACTTAAATAAAGGTCTTAAGAAAAAAATTGACGCTTTTTTAATTAAAGACTTTGTAAAAGAATCTTTATTTATAACTGACGAATTAAAAGGTTTTAATTACCATCCTTTTTCTGTAGAACCGAATATGAAACTCAAACTACAAGAAAACTGGCAAACTTTTGATGATTATTTAGCTGTAATGAAAACAAAATTTAGGGTAAAAGCAAAAAAAGCGTTCTCCTTAAGTGAAAATCTTAAAATTGAAGATGTTACTTTAGATAATATTGATAAAATGCTTCCAAAAATGACTTCTTTGTACGAGAAAGTTACCTCTAAAGCAGATTTTAATTTGGCGAATTTTAATTTAGAAACCTATAAAGGTTTCAAATCAAAATTAGGCGATAATTACATTTTAAAAACCTATTGGTTTCATAATAAAATTGTTGGTTTTATGTCTGGTGTTATTAACCAAAAATCTTTAGACGCCCATTTTGTTGGTATTGATTATCAACTAAATAAAAAACACGCCATTTACCAAAGAATATTGTACGACTATGTAGAAATTGCCATCAGTAAAAAGCTAAAAATCATTAATTTTGGAAGAACTGCTAGCGAAATTAAGAGTTCTATTGGTGCAGAACCACAAGATCTAACAATGTATCTTCGTCATAAAAAAAGCATCACAAATAAAATTTTAAAGTTATTTTTGCAACGTGTACAACCTACACCTTTTCGTCAAAATTTTCCATTTAAATTGAAAAATTAA
- a CDS encoding TolC family protein → MKIIKNTILLVVFLSTLQVFSQEILTKKEALAITLENNFGVKIANNNLEVAKNNTSIYNTGFLPTAAVSSGANYSKNNQTITSQAGESTTVNGAVTKSYNASLSLNYTIFDGLGRKYNYQQLKETYNLTEYQARETIENTYLQLFTAYFQIARLSENKENLSEALAISKKRLQRAQYQYDYGQTTKLEMLNAEVDVNNDSITLITAKQQLNNAKRGLNIILGVEKAVDYTVETDVNFANMMNFDELQAKTLTNNSLLKQNEQNIAISEFNIKINKANYMPSLDFSTSYGWNKSENPATSFLAGSTSTGLNAGLSLSWSLFDGGTTKTNVANAKIALENQQILLEQQKVTIENNLKNTWENYNNQLFIIGAQEKNVATTQNNFERTEERYKLGQVTSIEFRQAQINLINAKTALNNAKFDAKLIELELLQLSGDILNVDF, encoded by the coding sequence ATGAAGATCATTAAAAACACAATATTATTAGTCGTTTTTTTATCGACTTTACAAGTTTTTTCTCAAGAAATATTAACAAAAAAAGAAGCATTAGCAATTACTCTAGAAAATAATTTCGGAGTTAAAATTGCCAATAATAATTTAGAAGTAGCTAAAAATAATACAAGTATTTACAATACTGGTTTTTTACCAACAGCTGCAGTATCATCTGGGGCAAATTATAGTAAAAATAACCAAACGATTACCAGTCAAGCAGGTGAGTCTACAACTGTAAATGGTGCTGTAACAAAATCGTACAATGCTTCTTTGAGTTTAAATTATACCATTTTTGATGGTTTAGGTAGAAAGTATAATTATCAACAATTAAAAGAAACCTATAATTTAACAGAATATCAAGCCAGAGAAACTATAGAAAATACCTATTTACAGTTGTTTACAGCATATTTTCAAATTGCAAGATTATCAGAAAACAAAGAAAATTTATCAGAAGCTTTAGCCATTTCTAAAAAACGTTTGCAGCGTGCTCAATATCAATACGATTATGGGCAAACCACAAAATTAGAAATGCTAAATGCAGAGGTAGATGTAAATAATGATAGCATTACGTTAATTACTGCTAAACAGCAGTTAAACAATGCTAAACGTGGTTTAAACATCATTTTAGGAGTTGAAAAAGCAGTAGATTATACAGTAGAAACTGATGTTAATTTTGCGAATATGATGAATTTTGATGAGCTACAAGCTAAAACCTTAACGAACAATTCACTTTTAAAACAAAATGAACAAAACATTGCGATTAGTGAGTTTAACATCAAAATAAATAAAGCCAATTATATGCCTTCTTTAGATTTTAGTACATCTTATGGATGGAACAAAAGTGAAAACCCAGCAACATCTTTCTTAGCAGGTTCTACATCTACTGGTTTAAATGCGGGTTTAAGTTTATCTTGGAGTTTGTTTGATGGTGGAACAACAAAGACAAATGTTGCAAATGCTAAAATAGCTTTAGAAAATCAGCAAATTTTATTAGAACAACAAAAAGTTACCATAGAAAATAATTTAAAAAACACTTGGGAAAATTATAATAATCAGTTGTTTATAATTGGTGCTCAAGAAAAAAATGTGGCAACTACACAGAATAACTTCGAAAGAACAGAAGAACGTTATAAACTTGGGCAAGTAACATCTATAGAATTTAGACAAGCTCAAATTAATTTAATTAATGCAAAAACAGCACTAAATAACGCAAAATTTGATGCTAAATTAATAGAATTAGAGCTATTACAATTAAGTGGAGATATTTTAAATGTAGATTTTTAA